The Chroogloeocystis siderophila 5.2 s.c.1 genome window below encodes:
- a CDS encoding NAD-dependent epimerase/dehydratase family protein: protein MKILVTGTEGYLGSLLAPMLMEAGHEVIAVDTGFYKAGWLYNGTDLTAKTLNKDIRQITIEDLQGVEAIVHMAELSNDPTGQLAPHITYEINHKGSVRLAELAKAAGVRRFVYMSSCSVYGVATGVDVTEESPVNPQTAYAECKTLVERDVQALADDNFSPTFMRNATAFGASPRMRFDIVLNNLAGLAWTTNEIKMTSDGTPWRPLVHALDICQAIICALEAPRDIVHNQIFNVGDTAHNYRVKEIAEIIAEVFPNCQVSFGDNGADNRSYRVSFEKINTLLPGFKCEWDAVRGARQLYNLFTQIDMSEETFLFRGFTRLKQLEYLMRTQQIDKDFYWRKA, encoded by the coding sequence ATACTGGATTCTACAAAGCTGGTTGGCTATACAATGGCACTGACCTCACTGCAAAAACGCTTAACAAAGACATTCGCCAAATAACAATTGAAGACTTACAAGGTGTGGAAGCCATAGTACATATGGCAGAGTTGTCAAACGACCCTACTGGACAACTCGCACCGCATATTACCTACGAAATTAACCACAAAGGTTCAGTACGTTTAGCCGAACTAGCCAAAGCGGCAGGAGTGCGGCGCTTTGTGTATATGTCGTCATGCAGCGTGTACGGCGTCGCCACAGGCGTTGATGTCACCGAAGAATCACCCGTCAATCCCCAAACTGCCTATGCCGAGTGCAAAACGCTCGTTGAGCGGGACGTGCAAGCACTTGCAGACGATAATTTTTCGCCCACCTTTATGCGCAATGCGACCGCGTTTGGTGCTTCGCCCAGAATGCGTTTTGACATCGTATTGAATAACCTCGCGGGGCTAGCGTGGACAACGAACGAAATCAAAATGACAAGTGATGGCACTCCTTGGCGTCCTCTAGTCCATGCACTTGATATTTGTCAGGCAATTATCTGTGCGCTAGAAGCACCGCGCGACATCGTGCATAACCAAATTTTTAATGTTGGGGATACCGCACATAATTACCGTGTCAAAGAGATTGCAGAGATTATTGCAGAGGTGTTCCCCAATTGCCAAGTGAGTTTTGGGGACAATGGTGCCGACAACCGTAGCTACCGTGTTTCCTTCGAGAAAATTAACACACTCTTACCAGGATTCAAATGCGAATGGGATGCCGTGCGTGGTGCAAGGCAACTATATAACTTGTTTACTCAAATTGATATGTCAGAAGAAACCTTTTTATTCCGAGGTTTCACTCGCTTAAAACAATTGGAATATTTAATGCGCACGCAACAAATAGACAAAGATTTCTATTGGAGAAAAGCATGA